The proteins below come from a single Salinilacihabitans rarus genomic window:
- a CDS encoding SLC13 family permease yields the protein MRHSLALTREATTRPELTTDILVVLGVVVLALVLFVTERLPIDVTAILLIVVLVVLEPWTTVDPTTGISGFANEATITVLAMLILSGGISRTGLVQELGRRMAAFAGTSVRKQLFATVVATSPVSGFLNNTPVVALLVPVVTDVANRGNTSPSKLLIPLSYASQVGGMLTLIGTSTNILASDVSARLGSQYPELHRFSMFEFTQLGVLVVLTGGLYLIFVGHYLLPERVPPRADYLEEYEVGNYVADVAVVPGSPLVGATVGDATDALGPEIDVVQVVRDEDRSVAPRRETHLDEGDVLVVRTDRDALTALEDAVGVEPVGRAAAVDDLSAGTEEGGPLAELVVSLDSRLVGERLDPERFREQFGAAVLGLRSHGTLVADRIVGKRLAVGDTLLVQAPPETLDRLSRRDDVIVAREPSRPEYRADKAPVAVAIMVGVVAVAALEIYPILIAALAGVVAMVVAGVLEPNELYDAVEWDIIFLLAGVIPLGIALERTGAAAYLAWLVVSTAGSLPPLVVLWLFYIFTGLVTEVISNNASVVLLLPVAAAAAAGIGANPFAFVLAVTFAASTAFLGPIGYQTNLFVYGPGGYRFGDYFRVGAPLQVLLSVVTVLGIALFWGV from the coding sequence ATGCGGCATTCCCTGGCTCTCACCCGGGAAGCGACGACGCGGCCGGAACTGACGACAGATATCCTCGTCGTACTCGGCGTGGTCGTCCTCGCGCTCGTGCTCTTCGTCACCGAGCGACTGCCGATCGACGTGACGGCGATCCTGTTGATCGTCGTCCTCGTCGTGCTCGAACCGTGGACGACCGTCGACCCGACCACCGGCATCTCCGGGTTCGCCAACGAGGCGACGATCACGGTGCTGGCGATGCTGATCCTCAGCGGCGGGATCAGCCGGACGGGGCTCGTCCAGGAACTGGGCCGGCGGATGGCCGCGTTCGCGGGCACGAGCGTCCGGAAACAGCTGTTCGCCACCGTCGTCGCGACCAGCCCCGTCTCGGGCTTTCTGAACAACACGCCGGTCGTCGCGCTGCTGGTCCCCGTCGTCACCGACGTCGCCAACCGGGGGAACACCTCGCCGTCGAAACTGCTCATCCCGCTGTCGTACGCCTCGCAGGTCGGCGGGATGCTCACGCTGATCGGCACCTCGACGAACATCCTCGCAAGCGACGTCAGCGCCCGCCTCGGCTCGCAGTACCCGGAACTCCACCGGTTCTCGATGTTCGAGTTCACGCAACTGGGCGTCCTCGTCGTCCTCACGGGCGGGCTCTACCTGATCTTCGTCGGCCACTACCTCCTCCCCGAGCGCGTGCCGCCGCGGGCGGACTACCTCGAGGAGTACGAGGTCGGGAACTACGTCGCCGACGTGGCGGTGGTCCCCGGGTCGCCGCTCGTGGGCGCGACGGTCGGCGACGCGACCGACGCGCTCGGCCCCGAGATCGACGTCGTGCAGGTCGTCCGTGACGAGGACCGCTCGGTCGCGCCGCGCCGCGAGACCCACCTCGACGAGGGCGACGTCCTCGTCGTCCGGACGGACCGCGACGCGCTCACGGCGCTGGAGGACGCCGTGGGCGTCGAACCGGTCGGCCGCGCCGCGGCGGTCGACGACCTCTCGGCGGGGACCGAGGAGGGCGGCCCGCTCGCGGAACTGGTCGTCTCGCTGGACTCGCGGCTCGTTGGCGAACGTCTCGACCCGGAGCGGTTCCGCGAGCAGTTCGGCGCGGCCGTCCTCGGACTTCGCAGCCACGGCACGCTCGTCGCCGACCGGATCGTCGGCAAGCGCCTCGCCGTCGGCGACACCCTCCTCGTGCAGGCGCCGCCGGAGACGCTCGATCGCCTCTCGCGGCGCGACGACGTGATCGTCGCGCGCGAACCGTCCCGACCCGAGTACCGCGCCGACAAGGCGCCGGTCGCCGTCGCCATCATGGTCGGCGTCGTCGCGGTCGCCGCCCTCGAGATCTACCCGATCCTGATCGCCGCGCTCGCGGGCGTGGTCGCGATGGTCGTCGCGGGCGTCCTCGAACCCAACGAACTGTACGACGCCGTCGAGTGGGACATCATCTTCCTGCTGGCGGGGGTTATCCCGCTGGGGATCGCCCTCGAACGGACCGGCGCGGCCGCCTACCTCGCGTGGCTGGTCGTCTCGACCGCGGGGTCGCTCCCGCCGCTGGTCGTGCTGTGGCTGTTCTACATCTTCACGGGGCTCGTCACGGAGGTCATCAGCAACAACGCGAGCGTCGTCCTGTTGCTCCCGGTCGCGGCGGCCGCGGCGGCGGGGATCGGCGCGAACCCGTTCGCGTTCGTCCTCGCGGTGACCTTCGCCGCCAGCACCGCGTTTCTGGGTCCGATCGGCTACCAGACGAACCTCTTCGTCTACGGTCCGGGCGGCTACCGGTTCGGCGACTACTTCCGGGTCGGCGCGCCGCTGCAGGTGTTGCTGTCGGTCGTCACCGTGCTCGGGATCGCGCTCTTCTGGGGCGTCTGA
- a CDS encoding ABC transporter ATP-binding protein translates to MAAIDVTDLTKTYGDVVGVDSLDFAVEEGEIFGYLGPNGAGKTTTIRTLLGLLAPTAGTATVLGADVRDEAALIEAKRRVGYLPAELGFDEDATGERVLDYFASVRGDERREELLELFTPPLDRKIREYSSGNLRMLGLIQAFAHDPDLVVLDEPTAGLDPLKQERFNEFLAAERERGTTIFFSSHVLSEVRRVCDRVGILRDGRLVALEDVEDLLDRGGKRVRLHLADPEAFEPWADVADVVERGAEIQFTYTGEYNALVERLAGYDIEDVEIAEPPLEDVFMHYYGEGEADDARSVPAEVA, encoded by the coding sequence ATGGCCGCGATCGACGTGACCGACCTGACGAAGACCTACGGCGACGTGGTAGGCGTCGACTCGCTCGACTTCGCCGTCGAGGAGGGCGAGATCTTCGGCTACCTCGGGCCCAACGGCGCGGGGAAGACGACGACGATCCGGACTCTGCTCGGGCTGCTCGCGCCCACCGCGGGGACCGCGACGGTGCTCGGCGCCGACGTCCGCGACGAGGCCGCCCTGATCGAGGCGAAACGGCGGGTCGGCTACCTGCCCGCCGAACTGGGGTTCGACGAGGACGCGACCGGCGAGCGCGTCCTCGACTACTTCGCGTCGGTCCGTGGCGACGAGCGCCGGGAGGAACTGCTGGAGCTTTTCACGCCGCCGCTCGACCGGAAGATCCGGGAGTACTCGTCGGGCAACCTGCGGATGCTCGGGCTGATACAGGCGTTCGCCCACGACCCGGACCTCGTCGTTCTGGACGAGCCGACCGCCGGGCTCGACCCGCTGAAACAGGAGCGGTTCAACGAGTTCCTCGCCGCCGAGCGCGAGCGCGGGACGACGATCTTCTTCTCCTCGCACGTGTTGAGCGAGGTCCGGCGGGTCTGCGACCGCGTCGGCATCCTCCGGGACGGCCGCCTCGTCGCGCTCGAAGACGTCGAGGACCTCCTCGACCGCGGCGGCAAGCGCGTCCGCCTGCACCTCGCCGACCCGGAGGCGTTCGAGCCGTGGGCCGACGTGGCCGACGTCGTCGAGCGCGGCGCGGAGATCCAGTTCACCTACACCGGCGAGTACAACGCGCTCGTCGAGCGGCTGGCGGGCTACGACATCGAGGACGTCGAGATCGCCGAGCCGCCACTCGAGGACGTGTTCATGCACTACTACGGCGAGGGCGAGGCCGACGACGCGAGATCGGTCCCCGCGGAGGTGGCCTGA
- the fer gene encoding ferredoxin Fer — translation MPTVEYLNYEVLDDQGWDMDDDDLFEKAADAGLDAEDYGSLEVNEGEYILEAAEAQGYDWPFSCRAGACANCAAIVREGDIEMDMQQILSDEEVEDKNVRLTCIGSPTADEVKIVYNAKHLDYLQNRVI, via the coding sequence ATGCCCACGGTAGAATACCTCAACTACGAAGTGCTGGACGACCAGGGCTGGGACATGGACGACGACGACCTGTTCGAGAAGGCCGCCGACGCCGGGCTCGACGCGGAGGACTACGGGTCGCTCGAGGTCAACGAGGGCGAGTACATCCTCGAGGCGGCCGAGGCGCAGGGCTACGACTGGCCGTTCTCCTGCCGCGCCGGCGCCTGCGCGAACTGTGCCGCCATCGTCAGGGAAGGCGACATCGAGATGGACATGCAGCAGATCCTCAGCGACGAGGAAGTCGAGGACAAGAACGTCCGCCTGACCTGCATCGGCTCGCCGACGGCCGACGAGGTCAAGATCGTCTACAACGCCAAGCACCTCGACTACCTGCAGAACCGCGTCATCTGA
- a CDS encoding HIT family protein codes for MSSIFTKIVEGEIPARVVYEDETTMAFLDANPLAPGHTLVVPKAEYERLNDVPPDVAADLYATLHELVPAVEEAVDADATTVAFNNGEAAGQEVPHVHGHIVPRFEGDGGGPIHAIAPGSPDLSDDELDGIADEIESRA; via the coding sequence ATGAGTTCGATCTTCACGAAGATCGTGGAGGGGGAGATTCCCGCCCGCGTCGTGTACGAAGACGAGACGACGATGGCCTTTCTCGACGCCAACCCGCTGGCGCCGGGACACACGCTCGTCGTCCCCAAAGCGGAGTACGAGCGGCTGAACGACGTCCCCCCGGACGTCGCCGCGGACCTCTACGCGACGCTGCACGAACTCGTCCCCGCCGTCGAGGAGGCCGTCGACGCCGACGCGACGACGGTCGCGTTCAACAACGGCGAGGCCGCCGGCCAGGAGGTGCCCCACGTCCACGGGCACATCGTCCCCCGCTTCGAGGGCGACGGCGGCGGCCCGATCCACGCGATCGCTCCGGGGTCGCCGGACCTCTCCGACGACGAACTCGACGGGATCGCCGACGAGATCGAGTCCCGCGCCTGA
- the ileS gene encoding isoleucine--tRNA ligase — MSRFGEVDDQYDPHALEERVFEYWDEVDAYEQTKRHRADGESYFFVDGPPYTSGAAHMGTTWNKSLKDVYIRFLRMQGYDVTDRPGYDMHGLPIETKVEERLGFENKKDIEEFGEDEFIEACLEYAEEQLEGLQEDFKSFGVWMDWDDPYKTVDPEYMEAAWWGFAKAAERGLVEKGHRSISQCPRCETAIANNEVEYEDVEDPSVYVTFDLADREGSLVVWTTTPWTIPANTFVAVDPDLEYVGVRAEKDGESEVIYVAAACVEEVLKKGRYEDYEVVEELTGEEMVGWAYEHPLTDEVPDHPDHEGALQVYEADYVEADRTGLVHSAPGHGEEDFLRGRELGFPIFCPVGGDGVYTEEGGKYEGQFVKEADEEITADLEANGALLASETVTHSYGHCWRCDTGIIQIVTDQWFITITDVKDELLENIEDSEWYPEWARDNRFRDFVEEAPDWNVSRQRYWGIPLPVWTPEDRDDDEDTIVVGTREELAERVDQDVDPETVDLHKDTVDELTITEDGTTYTRVPDVFDVWLDSSVASWGTLDYPEDEDAFAELWPADFILEAHDQTRGWFWSQLGMGTAAMGEIPYETVLMHGHALDEDGRKMSKSVGNVVEPHEAIDRHGADAMRLFLLSANPQGDDMRFSWDGMRTMENHLRTLWNVFRFPLPYMRLDGFDPTETRLADVDEDLELVDEWVLARLQSTKAEMTAEFEAFRQDRALDALLEFVVEDVSRFYVQAVRERMWETEDSASKRAAYATIYRVLREVVALLAPYAPFVTDEIYGVLTGEDGHPTVHMEDWPAVDDDRVDEELEADVELLRAIEEAGANARQQAGRKLRWPVTRVVVAADDERVVEAVRRHESLLADRLNAREVELVGPGERWGELAYSAEADMSVLGPAFGGRAGEVMTALNEARIEEPTLDALEDAVDDALDESVELDAEMVSFVTETPEGVAGTAFGLNGDDRGVAYVDASLTDDIESEGYAREVIRRVQEMRKELDLDVEERIALELEIEDDRVAGLVAEREDLIREEVRADERRPVEDGHRKEWEVEGVTMEIAIEPLATAEASD, encoded by the coding sequence ATGAGCCGGTTCGGCGAGGTGGACGACCAGTACGACCCCCACGCCCTCGAGGAGCGCGTCTTCGAGTACTGGGACGAGGTCGACGCCTACGAGCAGACAAAGCGGCACCGCGCGGACGGCGAGTCGTACTTCTTCGTCGACGGCCCGCCGTACACCTCCGGGGCGGCCCACATGGGGACCACCTGGAACAAGTCCCTGAAGGACGTCTACATCCGCTTCCTGCGGATGCAGGGGTACGACGTCACCGACCGCCCGGGCTACGACATGCACGGCCTGCCCATCGAGACGAAAGTCGAGGAGCGACTCGGCTTCGAGAACAAGAAGGACATCGAGGAGTTCGGCGAGGACGAGTTCATCGAGGCCTGCCTCGAGTACGCCGAGGAGCAACTCGAGGGCCTCCAGGAGGACTTCAAGTCCTTCGGCGTCTGGATGGACTGGGACGACCCGTACAAGACGGTCGACCCCGAGTACATGGAGGCCGCGTGGTGGGGCTTCGCGAAGGCCGCCGAGCGCGGCCTCGTCGAGAAGGGCCACCGCTCGATCAGCCAGTGTCCGCGCTGTGAGACCGCCATCGCCAACAACGAGGTCGAGTACGAGGACGTCGAGGACCCCTCGGTCTACGTCACGTTCGATCTGGCGGACCGCGAGGGCTCGCTCGTCGTCTGGACGACCACCCCGTGGACCATCCCGGCGAACACGTTCGTCGCGGTCGACCCCGACCTCGAGTACGTCGGCGTCCGCGCCGAGAAGGACGGCGAGAGCGAGGTCATCTACGTCGCCGCGGCCTGCGTCGAGGAGGTCCTGAAGAAGGGCCGCTACGAGGACTACGAGGTCGTCGAGGAACTGACCGGCGAGGAGATGGTCGGCTGGGCCTACGAGCACCCGCTGACCGACGAAGTGCCGGACCACCCCGACCACGAGGGCGCGCTGCAGGTCTACGAGGCCGACTACGTCGAGGCCGACCGCACCGGCCTCGTCCACTCCGCGCCGGGCCACGGCGAGGAGGACTTCCTCCGCGGGCGCGAACTCGGCTTCCCCATCTTCTGTCCCGTCGGCGGCGACGGCGTCTACACCGAGGAGGGCGGCAAGTACGAGGGCCAGTTCGTCAAAGAGGCCGACGAGGAGATCACCGCCGACCTCGAGGCCAACGGCGCCTTGCTGGCCTCCGAGACCGTCACCCACAGCTACGGCCACTGCTGGCGCTGTGACACGGGCATCATCCAGATCGTCACCGACCAGTGGTTCATCACGATCACCGACGTCAAGGACGAACTCCTCGAGAACATCGAGGACAGCGAGTGGTACCCCGAGTGGGCCCGCGACAACCGTTTCCGCGACTTCGTCGAGGAGGCCCCCGACTGGAACGTCTCCCGCCAGCGCTACTGGGGCATTCCCCTTCCGGTCTGGACCCCCGAGGACCGCGACGACGACGAGGACACGATCGTCGTCGGCACGCGCGAGGAACTCGCCGAGCGCGTCGACCAGGACGTCGACCCCGAGACCGTCGACCTCCACAAGGACACCGTCGACGAACTCACGATCACCGAGGACGGGACGACGTACACCCGCGTCCCGGACGTCTTCGACGTCTGGCTCGACTCCTCGGTGGCGTCGTGGGGCACCCTCGACTACCCCGAGGACGAGGACGCCTTCGCGGAACTGTGGCCCGCCGACTTCATCCTCGAGGCCCACGACCAGACCCGCGGCTGGTTCTGGTCCCAGCTAGGGATGGGCACGGCTGCCATGGGCGAGATCCCGTACGAGACGGTCCTGATGCACGGCCACGCCCTCGACGAGGACGGCCGCAAGATGTCCAAGTCCGTCGGCAACGTCGTCGAGCCCCACGAGGCGATCGACCGCCACGGCGCGGACGCAATGCGGCTGTTCCTGCTGTCGGCGAACCCGCAGGGCGACGACATGCGCTTCTCGTGGGACGGGATGCGGACGATGGAGAACCACCTCCGGACGCTGTGGAACGTCTTCCGCTTCCCGCTGCCGTACATGCGACTGGACGGCTTCGACCCCACCGAGACGCGGCTGGCGGACGTCGACGAAGACCTCGAACTCGTCGACGAGTGGGTACTCGCCCGCCTGCAGTCGACCAAGGCCGAGATGACCGCGGAGTTCGAGGCGTTCCGGCAGGACCGCGCGCTCGACGCGCTGCTCGAGTTCGTCGTCGAGGACGTCTCCCGGTTCTACGTTCAGGCCGTCCGCGAGCGGATGTGGGAGACGGAGGACAGCGCCTCCAAACGGGCCGCCTACGCCACCATCTACCGGGTGCTCCGCGAGGTCGTCGCGCTGCTCGCCCCCTACGCCCCGTTCGTCACCGATGAGATCTACGGCGTCCTGACCGGCGAGGACGGCCACCCGACGGTCCACATGGAGGACTGGCCCGCCGTCGACGACGACCGGGTCGACGAGGAACTCGAGGCGGACGTCGAGTTGCTGCGCGCCATCGAGGAGGCCGGCGCGAACGCCCGCCAGCAGGCCGGCCGCAAGCTTCGCTGGCCGGTCACGCGCGTCGTGGTCGCGGCCGACGACGAGCGCGTCGTCGAGGCCGTCCGGCGCCACGAGTCGCTGCTGGCCGACCGGCTCAACGCCCGCGAGGTCGAACTCGTCGGACCGGGCGAGCGCTGGGGCGAACTCGCCTACAGCGCCGAGGCCGACATGAGCGTCCTCGGGCCGGCCTTCGGCGGCCGCGCCGGCGAGGTGATGACCGCGCTCAACGAGGCCCGGATCGAGGAGCCGACGCTCGACGCGCTCGAAGACGCCGTCGACGACGCCCTCGACGAGTCCGTCGAACTCGACGCGGAGATGGTCTCGTTCGTCACCGAGACCCCCGAGGGCGTCGCGGGCACGGCGTTCGGCCTGAACGGCGACGACCGCGGCGTCGCCTACGTCGACGCCTCGCTCACCGACGACATCGAGAGCGAGGGTTACGCCCGCGAGGTCATCCGTCGCGTCCAGGAGATGCGCAAGGAACTCGACCTCGACGTCGAGGAGCGCATCGCGCTCGAACTCGAGATCGAGGACGACCGCGTCGCCGGCCTCGTCGCCGAGCGCGAGGACCTGATCCGCGAGGAGGTCCGCGCCGACGAACGCCGGCCCGTCGAGGACGGCCACCGCAAGGAGTGGGAGGTCGAGGGCGTGACGATGGAGATCGCGATCGAGCCGCTGGCGACGGCCGAGGCGTCGGACTGA
- a CDS encoding ABC transporter permease encodes MFEIVRYEGERRLKGSVALAVGLGALAAFFVGFFPSFSDVDLDSYVEGFPPAFREAFGIESIATIEGFLAVEVYQFVWLLLLGLYVAYSAARVVAADVETDRMDLLLSLPVSRARLVREKFLALFVPIVALNVVVPVIVYAAVIAIGEPIDPVDLLAVHLLSVPYLLACAAIGLVLSVLVDRADVASRLAIAGVFALFLIESITANAEGYEWVGAVSPTHYYDPTEILVQGTYDLTGAAVLLAATVVLVVVARVLFARADVGA; translated from the coding sequence ATGTTCGAGATCGTCCGCTACGAGGGCGAGCGTCGGCTGAAGGGGTCGGTCGCGCTCGCGGTCGGACTCGGCGCGCTCGCGGCCTTCTTCGTCGGGTTCTTCCCCTCGTTCTCGGACGTCGACCTCGACAGCTACGTCGAGGGGTTCCCGCCGGCGTTCCGCGAGGCGTTCGGGATCGAGTCGATCGCGACCATCGAGGGCTTCCTCGCCGTCGAGGTCTACCAGTTCGTCTGGCTGCTCCTGCTGGGGCTGTACGTCGCCTACAGCGCGGCCCGCGTCGTCGCCGCGGACGTCGAGACCGACCGGATGGACCTGCTGCTCTCGCTGCCGGTCTCCCGGGCCCGGCTCGTCCGCGAGAAGTTCCTCGCGCTGTTCGTCCCGATCGTCGCGCTCAACGTCGTCGTCCCGGTCATCGTCTACGCGGCCGTGATCGCCATCGGCGAGCCGATCGACCCCGTCGACCTGCTGGCGGTTCACCTGCTGTCGGTCCCGTACCTGCTGGCCTGCGCCGCGATCGGCCTCGTGCTGTCGGTGCTCGTCGACCGCGCGGACGTCGCCAGTCGCCTCGCCATCGCCGGCGTCTTCGCGCTCTTTCTGATCGAGTCGATCACCGCGAACGCGGAGGGCTACGAGTGGGTCGGCGCCGTCAGCCCGACCCACTACTACGACCCGACCGAGATCCTCGTCCAGGGGACCTACGACCTGACGGGCGCGGCGGTCCTGCTCGCCGCGACGGTCGTCCTCGTGGTCGTCGCGCGCGTCCTGTTCGCGCGGGCGGACGTCGGCGCCTGA
- a CDS encoding uracil-DNA glycosylase produces the protein MPEFPTTRHVLEPDCDRCPALAAARERISWGTGDPDAAVFVIGEAPGYGNPEADRWRGGNWTGKAYTSRHSGRRIRDLVEAVGYGDDAYYTNAVKCVPASDDPTTNREPAPEERRNCRGHLLAELDAVAPDVVLATGKHATATVLEAEGETLDGFLGTVLEPRRCDRFGAWLLPILHPSYQDVWIGRLGYEPAEYREAVGERLAELTG, from the coding sequence GTGCCCGAGTTCCCGACGACCCGCCACGTCCTCGAACCGGACTGCGACCGCTGTCCCGCCCTCGCGGCGGCCCGCGAGCGCATCTCGTGGGGAACCGGCGACCCCGACGCGGCGGTGTTCGTGATCGGCGAGGCGCCGGGGTACGGGAACCCCGAGGCCGACCGCTGGCGGGGCGGCAACTGGACCGGGAAGGCCTACACCTCCCGGCACTCCGGCCGGCGGATCCGCGACCTCGTCGAGGCGGTCGGCTACGGCGACGACGCCTACTACACGAACGCGGTGAAGTGCGTCCCGGCGAGCGACGATCCGACGACCAACCGCGAACCGGCGCCCGAGGAGCGGCGCAACTGCCGGGGCCACCTGCTGGCGGAACTCGACGCGGTGGCGCCCGACGTCGTCCTCGCGACCGGCAAGCACGCGACGGCGACGGTCCTCGAAGCGGAGGGCGAGACGCTCGACGGCTTCCTCGGGACGGTGCTCGAACCGCGCCGCTGTGACCGGTTCGGGGCGTGGCTGCTGCCGATCCTCCACCCCTCGTACCAGGACGTCTGGATCGGTCGGCTGGGCTACGAACCCGCGGAGTACCGCGAGGCGGTCGGGGAGCGCCTCGCGGAGTTGACCGGGTAA
- a CDS encoding inorganic phosphate transporter produces MTELLLVVGIVVAIFVGYNIGGATTGPAFGPAVGASVISKLAAAGLMSIFFFVGAYTIGPQVVDTLGNKLVEDAAIFTMRANVAVLFFIGGALFVGNYAGVPASTSMTAVGAIAALGLATGELNLAVLGRIVVWWIVAPIVGFWVSGVIGRYFYPRINAWVALEGSRDGETMIRIERDGIVPRLRFGSNADRREITGAFVVVAIGCLMGFSSGTSNIANAIAPIYGTGDVEMVPLILIGSAAVAVGAFTIARRTMETLGNDITNLPLTAAIVVAVVSSTIVVGLSWIGIPASFVVIATMSIVGLGWGRATRTTTLSDVARGEETRVSVGALTAESEGESSPQIGEEEPADIPRASDLFDPSTTARVILMQNVVPVISTVGAFLTFRFLPIFGV; encoded by the coding sequence GTGACGGAACTACTGCTCGTCGTGGGAATCGTGGTCGCAATCTTCGTCGGGTACAACATCGGCGGCGCGACGACCGGGCCGGCGTTCGGGCCCGCCGTCGGCGCCAGCGTGATCTCGAAGCTCGCGGCGGCCGGCCTGATGTCGATTTTCTTCTTCGTCGGCGCCTACACCATCGGCCCGCAGGTCGTCGACACCCTCGGTAACAAACTCGTCGAGGACGCCGCCATCTTCACCATGCGGGCGAACGTCGCCGTCCTCTTTTTCATCGGCGGCGCGCTGTTCGTCGGCAACTACGCGGGCGTCCCCGCCTCGACGTCGATGACCGCCGTCGGCGCCATCGCGGCGCTCGGCCTGGCGACGGGCGAACTCAACCTCGCGGTGCTCGGACGGATCGTCGTCTGGTGGATCGTCGCGCCGATCGTCGGCTTCTGGGTGTCGGGGGTGATCGGCCGGTACTTCTACCCGCGGATCAACGCCTGGGTCGCCCTCGAAGGGAGCCGCGACGGCGAGACGATGATCCGGATCGAACGCGACGGGATCGTCCCGCGGCTCCGGTTCGGCTCGAACGCCGACCGCCGGGAGATCACCGGCGCGTTCGTCGTCGTCGCGATCGGCTGTCTGATGGGCTTTTCCTCGGGGACGAGCAACATCGCCAACGCCATCGCGCCGATCTACGGCACCGGCGACGTCGAGATGGTGCCGCTGATCCTGATCGGCTCCGCGGCGGTGGCCGTCGGGGCGTTCACCATCGCACGCCGGACGATGGAGACGCTCGGCAACGACATCACGAACCTGCCGCTGACGGCGGCGATCGTCGTCGCGGTCGTCAGTTCGACCATCGTCGTCGGCCTCTCGTGGATCGGCATCCCCGCGAGTTTCGTCGTCATCGCGACGATGAGCATCGTCGGCCTCGGCTGGGGGCGGGCGACCCGGACGACGACGCTCTCGGACGTCGCCCGCGGCGAGGAGACCCGCGTCTCCGTCGGCGCGCTCACGGCCGAAAGCGAGGGCGAATCCTCCCCCCAGATCGGCGAGGAAGAGCCCGCGGACATCCCGCGGGCGTCGGACCTCTTCGACCCGTCGACGACCGCCCGGGTCATCCTCATGCAGAACGTCGTGCCGGTCATCTCGACCGTCGGCGCCTTCCTGACGTTCCGCTTTCTCCCGATCTTCGGTGTCTGA
- a CDS encoding A24 family peptidase C-terminal domain-containing protein — MTLASAPASTPDLLRLLVVPVFAWAALRDVATRRVPSSTWIPLGALGAALLVWDARAAYAAGGFVWGYDFLVPAAVSLGVVAPLAYLFWWVGGFGGADAKALLALALWFPTTPTYAVGPWTLPLSTTPIGAFSLTILTNAVLVGAAVPVALAARNAAAGRFSAAMVVGWPVPVERVPDLHGRLLETPDGRTVRGLDLDALRMYLRWRGLSLADLRADPDRYRDPATLPAEPNPPTDGAVEADGLLPDGGAPAGTDDGAVDDPWGAAAFLDDVDGSAYGTSADRLRAGLEVLCEEDRVWISPGTPFLVPVFGGLLVALVYGDVLVGALP; from the coding sequence GTGACGCTCGCCAGCGCCCCGGCATCGACGCCGGACCTGCTGCGGCTGCTCGTCGTCCCCGTCTTCGCCTGGGCGGCCCTCCGCGACGTAGCGACGCGACGGGTCCCGAGTTCGACGTGGATCCCCCTCGGCGCGCTCGGGGCCGCCCTGCTCGTCTGGGACGCCCGGGCGGCGTACGCGGCCGGCGGCTTCGTCTGGGGCTACGACTTCCTCGTCCCCGCGGCCGTGAGTCTGGGCGTCGTCGCCCCGCTCGCGTACCTGTTCTGGTGGGTCGGCGGCTTCGGCGGCGCGGACGCGAAGGCGCTGCTCGCGCTCGCGCTCTGGTTCCCGACGACGCCGACGTACGCCGTCGGCCCGTGGACGCTGCCGCTCTCGACGACCCCGATCGGCGCCTTCTCGCTTACGATCCTGACGAACGCGGTCCTCGTCGGCGCCGCGGTCCCCGTCGCCCTCGCGGCCCGTAACGCCGCCGCCGGCCGGTTCTCGGCGGCGATGGTCGTCGGCTGGCCCGTCCCCGTCGAGCGCGTCCCGGACCTCCACGGGCGCCTGCTCGAGACGCCCGACGGGCGGACGGTCCGCGGCCTCGACCTCGACGCCCTGCGGATGTACCTGCGCTGGCGGGGGCTCTCGCTGGCCGACCTCCGCGCCGACCCCGACCGGTACCGCGACCCGGCGACGCTGCCCGCGGAACCGAACCCGCCGACCGACGGCGCCGTCGAGGCGGACGGACTCCTCCCCGACGGGGGCGCGCCGGCGGGCACCGACGACGGGGCGGTCGACGACCCGTGGGGCGCCGCGGCCTTCCTCGACGACGTCGACGGCAGCGCCTACGGCACCTCGGCCGACCGACTCCGCGCGGGTCTCGAGGTGCTCTGCGAGGAGGATCGCGTCTGGATCTCGCCCGGGACGCCGTTTCTGGTCCCCGTCTTCGGCGGCCTGCTGGTCGCGCTGGTCTACGGCGACGTCCTCGTCGGCGCGCTACCGTAG